A window of Nicotiana tabacum cultivar K326 chromosome 24, ASM71507v2, whole genome shotgun sequence contains these coding sequences:
- the LOC107780338 gene encoding soluble inorganic pyrophosphatase 6, chloroplastic, whose product MAAARVMLSANNTLTTSLTSKIPLQKPNSFNLCFRNGSAAAHRSRLFTCTAIYNPQIQIKEQGLPETLDYRVFFVDGSGKKVSPWHDIPLHLGDGVFNFIAEIPKESSAKMEVATDELYTPIKQDTKKGKLRYYPYNIHWNYGLLPQTWEDPLFANAEVEGAFGDNDPVDVVEIGESRAKVGQVLKVKPLAALAMIDEGELDWKIVAISLDDSRASLVNDIDDVEKHFPGTLTAIRDWFRDYKIPDGKPANKFGLGNKPANKDYALKIITETNESWAKLVKRSIPAGDLSLV is encoded by the exons ATGGCGGCTGCAAGAGTAATGCTATCGGCCAATAACACTCTAACAACTTCTCTTACATCTAAAATTCCTCTCCAAAAGCCCAATAGTTTCAACCTTTGTTTCCGCAATGGGTCTGCTGCTGCACACAGGAGCCGACTTTTCACTTGCACTGCTATTTACAATCCTCAGATTCAAATCAAAGAACAAGGCCTGCCCGAAACTTTAGATTACCGTGTCTTTTTCGTTGATGGTTCCGGCAAAAAG GTGTCCCCTTGGCATGACATACCACTGCATTTAGGTGATGGTGTTTTCAATTTTATTGCTGAAATTCCTAAAGAATCAAGTGCAAAGATGGAAGTTGCAACAGATGAGCTGTACACTCCAATTAAACAAGACACAAAGAAGGGGAAACTTAGATACTATCC ATATAATATTCATTGGAACTATGGATTGCTTCCTCAAACCTGGGAAGACCCTTTATTTGCAAATGCTGAAGTTGAGGGGGCATTTGGAGATAATGACCCTG TTGATGTTGTTGAGATTGGGGAAAGCCGTGCTAAAGTTGGCCAGGTCTTGAAGGTCAAACCTTTAGCTGCTTTGGCAATGATTGATGAAGGAGAACTTGACTGGAAAATAGTTGCTATTTCCCTAGATGATTCCCGAGCGTCACTTGTCAATGATATTGATGATGTGGAGAAACATTTTCCG GGCACTCTGACAGCTATCAGGGACTGGTTTAGAGACTATAAGATCCCTGACGGAAAGCCTGCTAACAAGTTTGGACTTGGAAACAAGCCAGCTAACAAG GATTATGCACTTAAGATTATTACGGAAACCAACGAGTCTTGGGCAAAGCTTGTTAAGAGATCTATCCCTGCTGGTGACCTTTCCCTTGTGTAG
- the LOC142178210 gene encoding uncharacterized protein LOC142178210: MVSPIADKFHSTSSDHSGCNTSSDDTIDHNHPLYIHPSDNLGVSLGRSIFDGTGYSDWRRSMLIALSVKNKLYFIQPNCERPPPNSPFSCQWDRCNNIVISWIHNLLSPVIRKSVLYCQLAKDVWMELENMYGQPSGIRVYQVKKELASMSQGSMSIPEYYAGMKSV, translated from the coding sequence ATGGTTTCTCCTATTGCTGATAAGTTTCATTCTACCTCTTCTGATCATTCCGGTTGTAATACTTCGTCCGATGATACAATCGATCACAATCATCCCCTTTATATTCATCCATCGGATAATTTGGGGGTTTCACTAGGGAGAAGTATTTTTGATGGGACTGGATATAGCGACTGGCGAAGGAGCATGCTCATTGCTCTTTCTGTTAAGAATAAGTTGTATTTCATTCAACCTAATTGTGAAAGGCCACCTCCAAATTCACCTTTCTCCTGTCAATGGGATCGATGTAACAATATAGTAATCTCGTGGATTCACAACCTTCTTTCTCCAGTAATTCGTAAAAGTGTCCTTTATTGTCAGCTTGCCAAAGATGTTTGGATGGAATTAGAAAACATGTATGGACAGCCTAGTGGGATTAGAGTTTATCAGGTTAAGAAAGAGCTTGCTTCCATGTCTCAGGGCTCTATGAGTATTCCTGAATATTATGCGGGGATGAAGAGTGTTTAG